Proteins encoded within one genomic window of Bradyrhizobium sp. AZCC 1719:
- a CDS encoding DUF1244 domain-containing protein, which yields MTIDDKTRTELEAAVFRRLVGHLRARTDVQNIDLMNLAGFCRNCLSNWMKEEADAKGVAVSKDESREAVYGMPYEEWKAKYQGTATPEQLAAMKKVHPGH from the coding sequence ATGACGATCGACGACAAAACCAGAACAGAACTGGAAGCCGCCGTTTTCCGGCGCCTGGTCGGCCACCTGCGTGCCCGCACCGACGTCCAGAACATCGATCTGATGAATCTGGCCGGTTTCTGCCGTAACTGCCTGTCCAACTGGATGAAGGAAGAGGCCGACGCCAAGGGGGTCGCCGTCAGCAAGGACGAGAGCCGCGAGGCGGTCTACGGCATGCCCTATGAGGAGTGGAAGGCGAAATATCAGGGCACCGCCACGCCTGAGCAGCTAGCCGCAATGAAGAAGGTTCATCCCGGGCATTGA
- a CDS encoding ribonucleotide-diphosphate reductase subunit beta — MLDWSEPSASPRQTPPPLVAQSDAQVEQTGLCMIDRRGGRVSVDDKLMINCRADVNQLLPLKYKWAWEKYLAGCNNHWMPTEVSMQADIALWKSRDGLTEDERRAIKRNLGFFAASESLVANNIVLAIYRHLTNPECRQYLLRQSFEEAVHTHTFQYIVESLGLDEGELFNMYREVPSITDKAAWALKHTQHLDDPDFKTGTPQADQAFLRDLVAFYVIFEGMWFYTGFAQILSLGRRNKMVGIAEQYQYILRDESIHLNFGIDVINQIKIENPHLWTKAFQDEVRAMVREAAELEAAYGRDTMPRGFLGLNAALCESYMHFIANRRCAQLGLQRVFDETENPFPWMSEAMDLKKEKNFFETRVIEYQNGGALSWE, encoded by the coding sequence ATGCTCGACTGGTCCGAACCATCCGCATCCCCGCGTCAGACGCCGCCGCCCCTCGTGGCGCAATCCGATGCCCAAGTCGAACAAACCGGCCTCTGCATGATAGATCGTCGCGGCGGACGCGTATCTGTCGACGACAAGCTGATGATCAACTGCCGCGCCGACGTCAATCAATTGCTGCCGCTGAAATACAAATGGGCCTGGGAGAAATATCTCGCCGGCTGCAATAATCACTGGATGCCGACCGAAGTTTCCATGCAGGCCGACATCGCGCTGTGGAAATCGCGCGACGGGCTGACGGAAGACGAGCGCCGCGCCATCAAGCGCAACCTCGGCTTCTTTGCGGCCTCCGAAAGCCTGGTCGCCAACAACATCGTGCTGGCGATCTACCGCCATCTGACCAATCCGGAGTGCCGGCAATATCTGCTGCGGCAATCCTTCGAGGAGGCGGTGCACACCCATACCTTCCAGTACATCGTCGAGAGCCTGGGGCTCGACGAGGGCGAGCTATTCAATATGTATCGCGAGGTGCCGTCGATTACCGACAAGGCAGCCTGGGCGCTGAAGCACACGCAGCATCTCGACGATCCCGATTTTAAGACCGGGACGCCGCAAGCCGATCAGGCGTTCCTGCGCGATCTCGTCGCCTTCTACGTCATCTTCGAAGGCATGTGGTTCTATACGGGCTTCGCGCAGATCCTCTCGCTCGGCCGCCGCAACAAGATGGTCGGCATCGCCGAGCAGTACCAGTACATCCTGCGCGATGAATCCATTCACCTGAATTTCGGCATCGATGTCATCAACCAGATCAAGATCGAAAATCCGCATCTATGGACCAAGGCGTTCCAGGACGAAGTCCGCGCCATGGTGCGCGAGGCGGCTGAACTGGAAGCGGCGTACGGGCGAGACACCATGCCGCGCGGGTTTCTCGGGCTGAATGCGGCGCTGTGCGAGAGCTACATGCACTTCATCGCCAACCGCCGCTGCGCGCAGCTCGGGCTGCAGCGGGTGTTCGACGAGACCGAGAATCCGTTCCCCTGGATGTCGGAAGCGATGGACCTGAAGAAGGAGAAGAATTTCTTCGAGACTCGGGTGATCGAGTACCAGAACGGCGGTGCGCTGAGCTGGGAGTAG
- a CDS encoding glycosyltransferase family 87 protein, which translates to MTASLSSPKPSHDQAPIPEWLVRVCLVLAVANVSLCGVAYFSHWWVYDTNGLGIPTDFINVWAAGRLVLDGVPAQAYDWDIQKQIEVAKLGQDFVGYFAWHYPPPFLFVASLLAQLPYQLAYIGWVVVSFLPFLVAVRAIVGHTFGYLLALAIPMAFINALVGQNGFLTAALIGGTLYLIPVRPVLAGICLGLLTYKPQYGLLFPIALIAAGQWRVFISASVTAIVLAFASWLAFGIESWLAFFHWMPKFSQAFLTEGKATWWKLQSIFSLVRYFGGSEPLGWAFQWVLTASVAVVMALMWRSRAPYTLKAASLAAGTMLTTPYLFMYDMMVLAIPIAFLIRIGLRNGFRTYELPALGVTVALIVCYMFTGIPTGLGATLIVGGLVLRRAGPWWRRETAPALATARA; encoded by the coding sequence ATGACCGCCTCTCTTTCCAGCCCCAAACCCAGCCACGACCAAGCTCCAATTCCCGAATGGCTCGTCAGGGTCTGCCTGGTACTGGCGGTTGCAAATGTGAGCCTTTGCGGAGTGGCGTATTTCTCGCACTGGTGGGTGTACGATACCAACGGCCTCGGTATTCCGACTGACTTCATCAACGTCTGGGCCGCGGGCCGTCTGGTGCTCGATGGCGTTCCGGCGCAGGCCTATGATTGGGACATCCAGAAGCAGATCGAGGTCGCCAAGCTCGGTCAGGATTTCGTCGGCTATTTTGCCTGGCACTATCCGCCGCCGTTTCTGTTCGTCGCATCCCTGCTGGCGCAGCTTCCTTATCAGCTCGCCTATATCGGCTGGGTCGTGGTCAGCTTCTTACCCTTCCTTGTCGCGGTGCGTGCGATCGTCGGCCACACCTTCGGCTATCTGCTTGCGCTTGCCATTCCGATGGCTTTCATCAACGCGCTGGTCGGGCAGAACGGCTTCCTCACCGCTGCGCTGATCGGCGGCACGCTCTATCTGATCCCGGTACGGCCGGTGCTGGCGGGCATCTGCCTCGGGCTATTGACGTACAAGCCGCAATACGGGCTGCTGTTTCCAATCGCGTTGATCGCAGCCGGGCAGTGGCGGGTGTTCATCAGCGCCAGCGTCACGGCGATCGTGCTGGCCTTTGCCTCATGGCTTGCTTTCGGCATCGAAAGCTGGCTGGCGTTCTTCCACTGGATGCCGAAATTCTCGCAAGCCTTCCTGACCGAGGGCAAAGCCACATGGTGGAAGCTGCAGAGCATTTTCTCGCTGGTGCGTTACTTCGGCGGCAGCGAGCCGCTCGGCTGGGCGTTCCAGTGGGTCCTCACCGCCTCCGTTGCCGTGGTCATGGCGCTGATGTGGCGAAGCCGCGCGCCCTACACGTTGAAGGCCGCTAGCCTTGCCGCTGGCACGATGCTGACCACGCCCTATCTCTTCATGTACGACATGATGGTGCTAGCGATCCCGATCGCCTTCCTCATCCGCATCGGACTGAGGAACGGCTTTCGCACCTACGAGCTTCCGGCGCTGGGTGTCACCGTCGCCCTCATCGTGTGTTATATGTTCACCGGTATTCCGACGGGACTCGGCGCCACGCTGATCGTGGGCGGTCTGGTCTTGCGCCGCGCCGGTCCCTGGTGGCGGCGCGAGACGGCGCCGGCATTGGCTACGGCACGTGCGTGA
- a CDS encoding DUF2312 domain-containing protein: MATSAAAVQDEPATRFAKDQLKAIIERIERLEEEKKTISDDIRDVYAEAKGNGFDTKALRTIVRMRKQDANERAEQETILETYMQALGML; encoded by the coding sequence ATGGCCACCTCCGCCGCCGCCGTCCAGGACGAGCCCGCGACAAGATTCGCCAAAGACCAGCTCAAGGCCATCATCGAGCGCATCGAGCGTCTGGAAGAAGAAAAGAAGACGATCTCCGACGACATCCGTGACGTCTATGCCGAAGCCAAGGGCAACGGCTTCGACACCAAGGCGCTGCGCACCATCGTGCGGATGCGCAAGCAGGATGCCAACGAGCGCGCCGAGCAGGAAACCATTTTGGAAACCTACATGCAGGCGCTTGGGATGCTGTGA
- a CDS encoding TetR/AcrR family transcriptional regulator produces MVYRRTHQVVKRLAARRSAILAAARDAAAEGGMAAVQIAPVAVRANVAAGTVYRYFPSKAELISELIAEVSRDELAAIRRAADAAPGPSSALAAAVTTVAVHVLSQRRLAWGILAEPVDVDVSVSRLASRREISGEIAARIDAAVRAGHLPAQDTALAATALLGALHESLVGPLAPENLDDPAKLRDAVQTVTLLALRAVGVMDARARGLVVQAVLPAKALVGA; encoded by the coding sequence ATGGTCTATCGGCGAACCCATCAGGTCGTAAAGCGGCTGGCGGCGCGGCGTAGCGCCATCCTGGCGGCGGCGCGGGATGCTGCGGCCGAAGGCGGCATGGCGGCGGTGCAGATCGCCCCGGTTGCGGTCCGCGCCAATGTCGCGGCCGGCACAGTCTATCGTTACTTCCCCTCCAAGGCCGAACTGATTTCCGAACTGATCGCCGAGGTCTCGCGGGATGAGCTGGCCGCGATTCGCCGCGCGGCGGATGCGGCGCCGGGACCGTCCTCGGCGCTCGCCGCCGCCGTCACCACGGTTGCCGTGCATGTGCTGTCGCAGCGCAGGCTCGCCTGGGGCATTCTGGCCGAACCTGTCGATGTCGACGTCTCGGTGTCGCGGCTTGCCAGCCGCCGCGAAATCTCCGGCGAGATCGCTGCCAGAATTGACGCCGCGGTGCGTGCCGGCCATCTGCCGGCGCAGGATACCGCGCTCGCCGCCACCGCGCTGCTCGGTGCGCTGCATGAATCGCTGGTTGGCCCGCTGGCGCCCGAGAATCTGGATGACCCCGCGAAGCTGCGCGACGCCGTGCAAACGGTCACACTTTTGGCGCTACGTGCCGTAGGCGTGATGGATGCCCGCGCCCGCGGCCTCGTGGTGCAGGCGGTGCTGCCGGCCAAGGCGCTGGTCGGGGCCTAG
- a CDS encoding DUF882 domain-containing protein, with the protein MGSYVLAGFARQFNPLALPKAGCRIGLTSLLLLAGAGTVHDATALNETRTLSFHHTHSGEDLTVTFKRDGRYDEEALKKLNHFLRDWRSQDSTTMDRHLFDIIWEVYRDVDGKKPIQIISAYRSPATNSMLRRRSSGVARFSQHMLGHAMDFYIPDVPLEQIRAAGLRLQRGGVGFYPTSGSPFVHLDTGSVRHWPRMTHDQLARVFPDGRTVHLPSNGGPMKGYELARADIERRGNGDSAATIKMPNLFAALFRGGKSTEEDDEAASAPVKNEKPAPTSVAAVKSAEPVPTPRAKPVGATIQLASADAQIASAPKARAEPKPETNKPETKQVAQASADKAEPRPQTPADIINSRGFWDDVPTAANQATPAQVAALRARQALAAATDPQPTASVSDAFNKAMAYAPAASSPLDRSNIVAASAAIPRPARPARSSGAAATEINTVVAKGTQGQDSVVATSTRLAAAQGNNIWMRVVMLAPSASSAMSTTVLGDTEMTQMRAHFVKPQAAVSMTFSEDPMMGMTCDRFTGSATVQLPTQSFVLRTAALR; encoded by the coding sequence GTGGGCTCATACGTGCTGGCTGGTTTCGCGCGCCAATTCAATCCGCTTGCTCTGCCAAAGGCCGGATGTCGGATCGGCTTGACGTCGCTTTTGCTGCTGGCTGGCGCGGGCACGGTGCATGATGCGACGGCGCTGAACGAAACCCGCACCCTCTCCTTTCACCATACCCATTCCGGCGAAGATCTCACCGTCACCTTCAAGCGCGACGGGCGCTACGACGAAGAGGCGCTGAAGAAGCTCAATCACTTCCTTCGCGACTGGCGCAGCCAGGACTCCACCACGATGGATCGGCACCTGTTCGATATCATCTGGGAAGTCTACCGCGACGTCGACGGCAAGAAGCCGATCCAGATCATCTCCGCCTATCGCTCCCCCGCCACCAACTCCATGCTCCGCCGCCGCTCCTCCGGCGTGGCGCGTTTCAGCCAGCACATGCTCGGCCACGCCATGGACTTCTACATCCCGGACGTGCCGCTGGAGCAGATCCGCGCCGCCGGCCTCCGCTTGCAGCGCGGCGGCGTCGGCTTCTACCCGACCTCCGGATCGCCTTTCGTCCACCTCGATACCGGCAGCGTTCGTCACTGGCCGCGCATGACCCACGATCAGCTTGCCAGGGTATTCCCGGACGGACGCACGGTGCACCTGCCGTCCAATGGCGGTCCGATGAAGGGCTATGAACTGGCCCGCGCCGACATCGAACGCCGCGGCAATGGCGACAGTGCCGCTACCATCAAGATGCCGAACCTGTTCGCAGCCCTGTTCAGGGGCGGCAAGTCGACTGAAGAGGATGACGAGGCCGCCAGCGCCCCCGTCAAGAACGAGAAGCCTGCACCGACCAGTGTGGCTGCTGTGAAATCCGCCGAACCGGTCCCGACCCCGCGCGCAAAGCCGGTCGGTGCGACGATCCAGCTCGCGTCGGCCGACGCCCAGATCGCGTCGGCGCCCAAAGCTCGAGCCGAGCCCAAGCCTGAGACGAACAAGCCTGAGACGAAACAGGTTGCGCAGGCGTCCGCCGACAAGGCCGAGCCGAGGCCGCAAACGCCCGCCGATATCATCAATTCCCGCGGCTTCTGGGACGACGTGCCGACCGCGGCGAACCAGGCAACCCCGGCGCAGGTTGCGGCCCTCCGCGCCCGGCAGGCGCTCGCCGCCGCCACCGATCCGCAGCCGACCGCCAGCGTCAGCGACGCGTTCAACAAGGCGATGGCCTATGCGCCGGCCGCTTCTTCGCCGCTCGATCGCTCCAACATCGTCGCCGCCTCCGCGGCTATCCCGCGCCCCGCCCGTCCGGCGCGCAGCTCCGGCGCCGCTGCGACCGAAATCAACACCGTTGTCGCCAAAGGCACCCAGGGTCAGGACAGCGTGGTCGCCACCTCGACCCGCCTTGCCGCCGCACAGGGCAACAATATCTGGATGCGGGTGGTGATGCTGGCGCCGAGTGCCAGCAGCGCAATGTCGACGACCGTGCTCGGCGACACCGAGATGACCCAGATGCGCGCCCACTTCGTCAAGCCGCAGGCCGCGGTCTCCATGACGTTCTCGGAAGATCCGATGATGGGCATGACCTGCGATCGCTTCACCGGATCGGCAACCGTGCAACTGCCGACGCAGTCGTTCGTGCTGCGCACCGCCGCGCTGCGCTAG
- a CDS encoding OsmC family protein encodes MSTTSGSAKWQGGIKDGKGAISTKSGALSDYPYGFSSRFEGKPGSNPEELIGAAHAACFTMALSLILGEAKLTAEHMETKADVTLEKQGDGFAVTSIHLTLNAKIPGAEDTKFQELAGKAKEGCPISKLLNTKITLDAKLQ; translated from the coding sequence ATGAGCACGACATCAGGGTCTGCCAAATGGCAGGGCGGTATCAAGGACGGCAAGGGCGCAATCTCGACCAAAAGCGGCGCGCTGAGTGACTATCCTTACGGCTTTTCGAGCCGCTTCGAGGGCAAGCCTGGCTCCAATCCGGAAGAGCTGATCGGCGCGGCGCACGCCGCGTGCTTCACCATGGCGCTGTCGCTGATTCTGGGTGAAGCCAAGCTCACCGCCGAGCACATGGAAACCAAGGCCGACGTAACGCTGGAAAAACAGGGCGATGGTTTTGCCGTCACCTCGATTCATCTGACACTGAATGCGAAGATACCCGGCGCTGAGGACACGAAATTTCAGGAGCTGGCGGGTAAGGCCAAGGAGGGCTGCCCGATCTCGAAGCTTCTGAACACCAAGATCACGCTGGACGCGAAGCTGCAGTAG
- the pyk gene encoding pyruvate kinase — MRRLRRIKILATLGPASSDSAMIRKLFEAGADVFRINMSHTPHDKMRELVNTIRNVESSYGRPIGILVDLQGPKLRLGAFTEGSTQLKNGQSFVLDSDKTPGDNNRVQLPHPEILAALRPGHALLLDDGKVRLIAEETSSERAVTRVVIGGKMSDRKGVSLPDTDLPVSAMTPKDRADLEAALTTGIDWVALSFVQRAEDVNEAKRMIRGRAAVMAKIEKPQAIDRLAEIIDASDALMVARGDLGVELPLERVPSLQKQMTRMARRAGKPVVIATQMLESMIQAPVPTRAEVSDVATAVYEGADAIMLSAESAAGKFPVEAVSTMNRIGEEVERDPTYRSVLSAQRAEPENTVGDAIADAARQIAETLELSAIICWTSSGSTAIRVARERPKLPVVAITPNLETGRKLSVVWGVHCVVAEDAHDQDDMVDRAGSIAFRDGFANAGQRVIIVAGVPLRIPGTTNMVRIATVGGEGKPDK, encoded by the coding sequence ATGAGACGGCTCCGTCGTATCAAGATTCTCGCAACCCTCGGCCCGGCATCGTCCGACAGCGCGATGATCCGGAAACTGTTCGAGGCCGGTGCGGACGTGTTCCGCATCAACATGAGCCACACGCCGCACGACAAGATGCGCGAGCTGGTCAATACCATCCGCAATGTCGAGAGCAGCTACGGCCGTCCGATCGGCATCCTCGTCGACCTGCAGGGACCGAAGCTGCGGCTCGGCGCGTTCACCGAAGGTTCGACGCAGCTCAAGAACGGCCAGAGTTTTGTGCTCGATTCGGACAAGACGCCCGGCGATAACAACCGCGTGCAGTTGCCGCATCCGGAAATTCTCGCAGCACTGCGGCCGGGTCATGCGCTGCTGCTCGACGACGGCAAGGTGCGCCTGATTGCCGAGGAGACGTCGAGCGAGCGCGCAGTGACGCGGGTGGTGATCGGCGGCAAGATGTCGGACCGCAAGGGCGTCAGCCTGCCCGATACCGATCTGCCGGTGTCGGCGATGACGCCGAAGGACCGTGCCGATCTGGAAGCCGCGCTGACGACCGGGATAGACTGGGTCGCGCTTTCCTTCGTGCAGCGCGCCGAGGATGTCAACGAAGCCAAGCGGATGATCCGCGGCCGCGCCGCTGTCATGGCCAAGATCGAGAAGCCGCAGGCGATCGACCGGCTCGCCGAGATCATCGATGCTTCCGACGCGCTGATGGTGGCGCGCGGCGACCTCGGCGTCGAGCTGCCGCTGGAGCGGGTGCCGAGCCTGCAGAAACAGATGACGCGGATGGCGCGTCGGGCCGGCAAGCCGGTGGTGATCGCAACGCAAATGCTGGAATCGATGATCCAGGCGCCGGTGCCGACGCGCGCCGAAGTCTCTGACGTCGCGACCGCCGTCTATGAAGGCGCCGACGCCATCATGCTGTCAGCGGAGTCCGCCGCCGGCAAATTCCCGGTCGAAGCAGTCTCGACCATGAATCGCATCGGCGAAGAGGTGGAGCGCGATCCGACCTATCGCTCGGTGCTGTCGGCGCAGCGGGCCGAGCCGGAGAATACGGTCGGCGATGCCATCGCGGACGCCGCGCGGCAGATCGCCGAGACGCTGGAATTATCCGCGATCATCTGCTGGACCTCGTCGGGCTCCACGGCGATCCGCGTGGCCCGCGAGCGGCCGAAGCTGCCGGTGGTGGCGATCACGCCGAACCTTGAGACCGGCCGCAAATTGTCGGTTGTCTGGGGTGTGCATTGCGTGGTGGCGGAAGATGCGCACGACCAGGACGACATGGTCGACCGCGCCGGCTCGATCGCGTTTCGTGACGGCTTCGCCAACGCAGGCCAGCGCGTGATCATCGTCGCCGGCGTGCCGCTTCGCATCCCCGGCACCACCAACATGGTGCGCATCGCCACTGTCGGTGGGGAGGGCAAGCCCGATAAGTGA
- a CDS encoding DUF1036 domain-containing protein: MIGKDSRCLSPLPARVTAAGLAPLFALAVACLWSSPAAADFRLCNNTSSRVGIALGYKDAEGWTTEGWWNVSSRSCETLLRGTLVARYYYIYALDYDRGGEWSGQAFMCSRDKEFTIKGTENCLARGYDRTGFFEVDTGEQRAWTVQLTEANEQPGQRVPGIPGTMGPGGPGGVPGLSNPPGGPGLPPAPAPKQ; the protein is encoded by the coding sequence ATGATCGGAAAAGATTCGCGCTGCTTGTCTCCCCTCCCCGCTCGCGTGACCGCCGCCGGCCTTGCGCCGCTGTTTGCACTGGCGGTGGCGTGTCTGTGGAGCAGTCCAGCGGCGGCCGATTTCCGGCTCTGCAACAATACGTCCAGCCGGGTCGGCATCGCGCTGGGCTACAAGGATGCCGAGGGCTGGACCACCGAAGGGTGGTGGAACGTGTCGTCACGCAGTTGCGAGACCCTGCTGCGCGGAACTCTTGTTGCGCGCTACTATTACATCTACGCGCTCGACTATGACCGCGGCGGCGAATGGTCGGGACAGGCCTTCATGTGTTCGCGTGATAAGGAATTCACCATCAAGGGGACCGAGAACTGCCTGGCGCGTGGCTATGACCGCACCGGGTTCTTCGAGGTCGATACAGGCGAACAGCGAGCGTGGACCGTGCAACTGACAGAAGCCAACGAGCAGCCCGGGCAGCGCGTGCCGGGAATTCCAGGCACAATGGGACCGGGGGGCCCCGGCGGGGTTCCCGGCCTGTCCAATCCGCCGGGTGGACCGGGTCTGCCGCCAGCCCCGGCGCCCAAGCAATGA
- a CDS encoding ribonucleoside-diphosphate reductase subunit alpha, translating to MSLSLDREANAAPFIRLRPESLAASEAQPPMQVIRRNGTVSKFDASKISVAMTKAFLAVEGHGAAASRRVHEIVEQLTAEVVGALSRRMSEGRTFHIEDVQDQVELALMRSEHHKVARAYVLYREERTRQRAGQDVAKAAPPSGKPSLRVTLASGAQVPLDIARLTLIIEEACTGLEGVGATAVLAETQRNLYDGISEDELALASVMAARTLVEQEPNYAYVSARLLLDKLRTEVLSFVHDTPTSASQAEMAERYGEYFPAYIKAGINAELLDPDLARFDLKSLAAALKPERDLAFQFLGLQTLYDRYFLHVHGNRIELPQAFFMRVAMGLAVREIDREARAIEFYDLLSSFDFMASTPTLFNSGTLRPQLSSCFLTTIADDLDGIFKSVKDNALLAKYSGGLGNDWSRVRGLGAHIKGTNGESQGVVPFLKVANDTAIAVNQGGKRKGAVCAYLETWHIDIEEFLDLRKNTGDDRRRTHDMNTANWVPDLFMQRVEADGEWTLFSPDETPDLHDLYGNAFAERYAAYEARAAGGEIRVFKQIRATDLWRRMLTMLFETGHPWITFKDPCNLRSPQRHAGVIHSSNLCTEITLNTSDDETAVCNLGSINLLNHVREGRLDQARLQRSVTTAMRMLDNVIDINFYTIPEARRSNLRHRPVGLGLMGFQDALQAMRIAMASDAAVTFADTSMEMISYYAISASVDLAAERGRYPSFDGSLWSRGILPIDSIELLAEARGELTMDRGMTLDWDRLRERVRSTGMRNSNVMAIAPTATISNICGVAQSIEPAYQNLYVKSNMSGDFTVVNEFLVRDLKARGLWDEVMVNDLKYFDGSLGAIDRIPDDLKALYATAFEIDSAWLIEAASRRQKWIDQSQSLNLYIANPSGKKLDTLYRLAWARGLKTTYYLRSRSATHVEKSTLRGTDGKLNSVASAAMMAPAPIIVAPAATAPDLTGAVACSIDNPECEACQ from the coding sequence ATGTCACTCTCTCTCGATCGCGAAGCCAACGCCGCTCCATTCATCCGACTGCGTCCCGAATCGCTTGCCGCCTCGGAAGCGCAGCCGCCGATGCAGGTGATTCGCCGCAACGGAACGGTCTCGAAATTCGACGCGAGCAAGATTTCGGTGGCGATGACCAAGGCGTTTCTCGCGGTCGAGGGACATGGCGCGGCGGCCTCCCGCCGCGTGCATGAAATCGTCGAGCAACTGACCGCCGAAGTCGTCGGTGCGCTGTCGCGCCGGATGAGCGAGGGCCGCACCTTTCATATCGAGGACGTGCAGGACCAGGTTGAACTTGCCCTGATGCGCAGCGAGCATCACAAGGTCGCGCGCGCCTATGTGCTCTATCGCGAGGAACGCACGCGCCAGCGTGCCGGACAGGACGTGGCCAAGGCCGCCCCTCCATCGGGGAAGCCCTCGTTACGTGTCACGCTGGCCAGCGGCGCGCAGGTCCCGCTCGATATCGCGCGGCTGACGCTGATCATCGAAGAAGCCTGCACTGGTCTCGAGGGCGTCGGCGCCACGGCGGTGCTCGCCGAGACGCAGCGCAATCTCTATGACGGCATCAGCGAGGACGAACTGGCGCTGGCGTCGGTGATGGCCGCGCGCACGCTGGTGGAGCAGGAGCCGAACTACGCCTATGTCAGCGCGCGGCTCTTGCTCGACAAGCTGCGCACCGAGGTGCTGTCTTTCGTGCATGATACGCCGACCAGCGCGTCGCAGGCCGAGATGGCCGAGCGCTACGGCGAGTACTTTCCGGCCTATATCAAGGCCGGCATCAACGCCGAACTGCTCGATCCCGATCTGGCACGCTTCGACCTGAAAAGCCTTGCTGCCGCGTTGAAGCCGGAACGCGACCTGGCGTTCCAATTCCTGGGTCTGCAGACGCTGTACGATCGCTATTTCCTGCATGTGCACGGCAACCGGATCGAGCTGCCGCAGGCGTTCTTCATGCGCGTCGCGATGGGGCTGGCCGTCCGCGAGATCGACCGCGAGGCGCGCGCCATCGAGTTCTACGATCTGTTATCGTCGTTCGACTTCATGGCCTCGACCCCGACGCTTTTCAATTCCGGCACGCTGCGGCCGCAATTGTCGTCCTGCTTCCTCACCACCATCGCCGACGATCTCGACGGCATCTTCAAGTCGGTCAAGGACAATGCGCTGCTCGCAAAATATTCCGGCGGACTCGGCAACGACTGGAGCCGCGTGCGTGGGCTCGGCGCGCACATCAAGGGCACCAATGGCGAAAGCCAGGGCGTGGTGCCGTTTCTAAAGGTGGCCAATGACACCGCGATCGCCGTCAACCAGGGCGGCAAGCGCAAGGGCGCAGTCTGCGCCTATCTCGAAACCTGGCATATCGACATCGAGGAATTTTTGGACCTGCGCAAGAACACCGGCGACGACCGCCGCCGCACCCATGACATGAACACCGCAAACTGGGTGCCCGACCTGTTCATGCAGCGCGTCGAGGCCGACGGCGAATGGACGCTGTTCTCGCCGGACGAGACACCCGACCTGCATGACCTCTACGGCAACGCATTCGCCGAGCGTTACGCGGCTTACGAAGCAAGGGCGGCGGGGGGTGAGATCCGCGTGTTCAAGCAGATCCGCGCCACGGATCTCTGGCGCAGGATGCTGACCATGCTGTTCGAGACCGGGCATCCCTGGATCACGTTCAAGGATCCCTGCAATCTGCGCTCGCCGCAGCGCCATGCCGGCGTGATCCATTCCTCGAACCTTTGCACGGAAATCACGCTCAATACGTCGGACGACGAGACCGCCGTCTGCAATCTCGGTTCGATCAATCTGCTCAATCACGTGCGGGAAGGTCGGCTGGACCAGGCGCGGCTGCAACGCAGTGTGACGACGGCAATGCGCATGCTCGACAATGTCATCGACATCAATTTCTACACCATTCCGGAAGCGCGGCGTTCGAACCTGCGGCACCGCCCGGTCGGCCTCGGGCTGATGGGATTCCAGGATGCGCTGCAAGCGATGCGGATCGCGATGGCTTCCGACGCGGCGGTGACCTTCGCCGATACCAGCATGGAGATGATTTCCTACTACGCCATTTCAGCCTCCGTCGATCTCGCCGCCGAGCGCGGGCGGTATCCGTCGTTCGATGGCTCACTGTGGAGCCGCGGCATTTTGCCGATCGATTCGATCGAACTGTTGGCCGAAGCCCGCGGCGAACTCACGATGGACCGCGGCATGACGCTCGACTGGGATCGCCTGCGCGAGCGCGTCAGATCGACCGGCATGCGCAATTCGAACGTGATGGCGATCGCGCCGACCGCGACGATTTCCAACATCTGCGGCGTCGCGCAGTCGATCGAGCCCGCCTACCAGAACCTCTACGTCAAGTCCAACATGTCCGGCGACTTCACCGTGGTGAATGAATTTCTGGTTCGCGACCTCAAGGCGCGCGGGCTGTGGGACGAGGTGATGGTCAATGACCTCAAATATTTCGATGGCAGCTTGGGGGCCATCGATCGGATTCCCGACGACCTCAAGGCGCTCTATGCCACCGCGTTCGAGATCGACAGCGCCTGGCTGATCGAGGCGGCGTCGCGGCGGCAGAAATGGATCGACCAGTCGCAGTCGCTCAACCTCTATATCGCCAATCCTAGCGGCAAGAAGCTCGATACGCTCTATCGGCTGGCGTGGGCGCGCGGATTGAAGACGACCTATTACCTGCGCTCGCGCAGCGCGACGCATGTCGAAAAGTCCACGCTCCGGGGGACCGACGGCAAGCTCAACAGCGTCGCGTCCGCGGCGATGATGGCTCCAGCCCCAATCATCGTCGCGCCGGCCGCCACCGCGCCGGATTTAACCGGCGCGGTGGCGTGTTCGATCGACAATCCCGAATGCGAAGCCTGCCAGTAA